In one Sphingomonas hankookensis genomic region, the following are encoded:
- a CDS encoding Lrp/AsnC family transcriptional regulator, with protein sequence MRDLDRYDRELLHWLQRDALRTADDLARDVALSPSAITRRVRRMREDGTIVADVSIVSDRVGPFLSALVDIQLDRHALPHIEALLRRLDAVPEVQAILEVTGTFDLTLMVVVADMADYNRFADAMLAGDPVVRRYETRFVKKRRKWSAARPLD encoded by the coding sequence ATGCGCGATCTGGATCGCTATGATCGCGAACTGCTCCACTGGCTGCAACGCGACGCGCTGCGCACCGCCGACGATCTCGCGCGCGACGTCGCCCTGTCGCCGTCCGCGATCACCCGGCGGGTGCGGCGGATGCGGGAGGACGGGACGATCGTCGCCGATGTCTCGATCGTGTCGGACCGGGTCGGTCCCTTCCTGTCGGCGCTCGTCGATATCCAGCTCGACCGCCACGCCCTGCCGCATATCGAGGCGCTGCTGCGGCGGCTGGATGCGGTGCCGGAGGTGCAGGCGATCCTCGAAGTGACCGGAACGTTCGACCTGACGCTGATGGTCGTGGTCGCGGACATGGCCGACTACAACCGCTTCGCCGATGCGATGCTGGCGGGCGATCCGGTCGTTCGCCGCTACGAAACCCGCTTCGTCAAGAAACGGCGCAAATGGTCGGCGGCACGCCCGCTCGACTGA
- a CDS encoding S41 family peptidase has product MRRWIVASSLSLAMAGIAVAQAPADDPAAVVAATRKAISERYVLPDTAARLSAALASPAHYRGLSGEALAERINADLRTVTADKHLGIRYDPTMAAMLGSQPLPDDDAAMPPAMARMIARQNGGVRAMEVLPGNIRMVAYDGFAWGTPEAEAAIVGAMQFLRGGDAYIIDLRRNGGGSPGAVAALASYFVPAGTPLMRFEMRGKPGEATTAPKAPFSLAGKPLYVLTSGGTASAAEEFATHVSALGFGTLVGERTAGAGFRNDLLPIGKSYVLSVSSGRAISLKTGKDWEAVGVAPAIAVPVDRALAAAQAAAMSAIAAKAGGDERREAERLAAFYRAMATPVRAAHPLADYAGSYGERRLVVSGDRLTSSRGGRAPSPLVPIEGNVMVPEGDPLSRFRFVEEGGRIVALEVERIDGSVERVARGAG; this is encoded by the coding sequence ATGCGTCGCTGGATCGTTGCTTCATCATTGTCGCTGGCCATGGCCGGCATCGCCGTCGCGCAGGCGCCCGCCGACGATCCCGCCGCCGTCGTCGCGGCGACCCGGAAGGCGATCAGCGAACGCTATGTCCTGCCCGATACCGCCGCCCGGCTGAGCGCGGCGCTGGCTTCGCCGGCGCATTATCGCGGTCTGTCGGGTGAGGCGCTGGCCGAGCGGATCAATGCCGATCTGCGCACGGTTACTGCCGACAAGCATCTGGGCATCCGGTACGACCCGACCATGGCGGCGATGCTGGGCAGTCAGCCTTTGCCCGACGATGACGCGGCGATGCCGCCGGCCATGGCACGGATGATCGCGCGGCAGAATGGCGGCGTCCGGGCGATGGAGGTGCTGCCCGGCAATATCCGCATGGTCGCCTATGACGGGTTCGCTTGGGGCACGCCGGAGGCCGAGGCGGCGATCGTCGGCGCGATGCAGTTCCTGCGCGGTGGCGACGCGTACATCATCGATCTGCGCCGCAATGGCGGCGGGTCGCCGGGAGCGGTCGCGGCATTAGCCAGCTATTTCGTGCCCGCCGGCACGCCGTTGATGCGCTTCGAGATGCGCGGCAAGCCGGGCGAGGCGACCACCGCGCCCAAGGCGCCGTTCAGCCTGGCCGGCAAGCCGCTCTATGTGCTGACCAGCGGCGGCACCGCATCGGCGGCGGAGGAGTTCGCGACCCATGTATCGGCGCTGGGCTTCGGTACGCTGGTCGGCGAGCGGACCGCCGGGGCGGGCTTTCGCAACGACCTGCTGCCCATCGGCAAGAGCTATGTGCTGAGCGTATCGAGCGGGCGGGCGATCAGCCTGAAGACCGGCAAGGATTGGGAAGCGGTGGGGGTTGCTCCCGCCATCGCCGTGCCGGTCGATCGGGCGCTGGCTGCGGCGCAGGCGGCGGCGATGAGCGCGATTGCGGCGAAGGCCGGCGGCGACGAACGGCGCGAGGCGGAGCGGCTGGCCGCCTTCTACCGGGCCATGGCGACGCCGGTGCGGGCAGCGCATCCGCTGGCGGACTATGCCGGAAGCTATGGCGAGCGGCGGCTGGTCGTCAGCGGCGACCGGCTGACCAGCAGCCGCGGTGGACGCGCGCCGTCGCCGCTGGTGCCGATCGAGGGGAATGTCATGGTGCCGGAAGGTGACCCTTTGTCGCGCTTCCGCTTCGTGGAGGAGGGCGGGCGGATCGTCGCGCTGGAGGTCGAACGGATCGACGGGTCGGTCGAGCGCGTGGCGCGTGGCGCGGGGTAA